In the genome of Brachypodium distachyon strain Bd21 chromosome 3, Brachypodium_distachyon_v3.0, whole genome shotgun sequence, the window ACTTTGTAAGCTACAGTACAGCACATGCAGGCTAACAATACCTGAAAAACTAGCACATGAAAGAACAcactgcatatatatagcaaATGTCTCCAGCAGAATGAAACACCCAGATTAGTTGGGGCCCGTCGGCCCTGAGGCTGTGAAATGTGAAGGGAGAGTTGATTGGGCCTAGTGGGCCGGCCTGGAGAGAGGAATGGGTAGTCTGGCAGGCCGAAGGGAACGAACGGTTCCATTGGCGGCGCGAGATTGTCGACGAGACGGGCGGCTGGCATCGATCggtcgcatgcatgcaacaatGGCGTCCACACAAAGCTCCAGCTCCTACAACGATGGCGATGGGCCTGCATATATAGTCAGAGGAGGACGAATAggaggagctagctagctgatcaATCGAATTAGACGCCATTAATTATTGGAGGTCCAaggtagaagaagaagctaggtGATTGATAGGATAATGGCGGCGGCTGAGGACATGGAGCGTATCTTCAAGAGGTTCGACATGAACGGCGACGGTAAGATCTCGCTGTCGGAGCTGACGGAGGCGCTGCGGACGCTGGGGTCGACGTCGGCGGACGAGGTGCAGCGGATGATGGCGGAGATCGACACCGACGGCGACGGCTTCATCGACTTCAACGAGTTCATCTCCTTCTGCAACGCCAACCCCGGACTCATGAAGGACGTCGCCAAGGTCTTCTGATCTTCAATTCCATTCAATCAAATGCTCCATCCAATCTTGTTCAATTCCATCCATGCCGGCCCTGCATACGCTTAATTTGTTCGCCCATAATTTTGTTTAATTTGATTCTTGTCCCATCATCGTTAATTGTAtcattatttttcttgcatttctttctttttaagGATGCAtgaatcttttttcttttcgatcCTCGGCTCGAACCCTGATTCCTGAGGATTATATTAATTAAGCAGCATGTGCACTTTTGTGCTTACAATTCATGTCAAGCGTTGCAAGTGTACTATACTTGATCCAAGAAAAGCAAATCAAGCATTGTTAAatgttaatttatttttctcccCTGTCTGAAACGGTGTACCagaatttattttgtttttatttttaaacaGCGGGCCTCCCTCACcaatttccattttttttaaagaaactACCCAATCTTCCATCTTACggtgtcttcttcctctgtcAATTCTTTCTGAGCAAAAATCTCTCTCGCTTGCCTCCATTGGTCAGCTTCCTCTTTCAATTCTCTCTGATAAAAAATCTCTCTCACTTGCCTCCATTGGTCAGCAGTTTCACCAACCAATAATGCCCCATCTGAATCGATGGACCATATGGATCTAGCTCTTACTTTCAACGATTTAGATCAGCTTGTCACGGCTAGTTGTTCGAACCAGATCTGAAATGTACAGATAGCCAAATTAAGACAACGATTTGGCGCCACGGGTGAAATGCACGCGTTCCAGCACGAGCATCAAATTTTTGCTTAGTTTTTGAGACAAGCCCAAGCATCATTCCGAGGCCCAAATTAAGAGTGCCAATGTGatagcagaagaagaaaaggccgGGGAGCTGATGGTCGTCCGGCCCAATTGTACGCGGCCCACAGCTAAGTCTGAATGACCAGAGCAGCAAAGTTCCCACAACCCagtaataaaagaaaaaaacagcagAGGGGAAATCTCATCTGAATCCACAGAGGTAAATCAGTAGATTGCAGATGCTTTACTGAGCAAGCAACACACAGATAACATGGTAACAATGTTAATACCTGATGAACTTTGGTCCCCTCTCCAAAGCTCCAacggcatgcatgcagtgtcACTGTCAGACACCACATGCCATGAGAGGCTTTTGCCACTGATCTGAGGTCTGAGATGAGCTGAGCTAACTGTTTTTTCCTAtggaagcagcagcaaagcCAGTGACAAAGCGATATACTACATTGGCTCCACCTCAACTTCACAGCAGAAAAGTTGGATGGATCCAACAAACAATCatctgtttctttctttctctgaaGCAAAGCAGTGCCACacgcaggaagaagaagaagcagacaTCAGCAAGCTCCAAAACACAAAGGACACACAGGTCACCAAAAATCATACTGCATTGTACTGTACTGTGATCACGGATCACCAATCAAATTTCAGAGAATCAAACATGATCCCAGTATCTGCTTCGTTTCTTACCAAGTCCACTGATTGCCCAGCTGATACAAGTATTAGCAGATGATTATCCTCCTAGAGGAAATCCCAGATGATCGATTTTGCTGTCCACGATAAGTATTTCACaggagctgcagcagcattTTGATTTGGCGTTTCGCATTCACATCGTGATCCTTCGAAAATGgctgctgtgctgtgctgtgctgtgctgtgcgaTTTGATAATGTAGTGCAGCTACTTCGTCTGAAGAGCAGAGGCTAAAAGGCTTCACATAATAAGAACAAAACCTAGTGGAAGGCTCCCAGTGGAGTTATGCGTTGAGTTTGACATGTTGTGCAAAGGCAATGATGGCTTAACTTTAGAATGCGGTCCGTTGTAACCACGGTTTTCGCCAAGCTGGCAAAATGCTGTTTGCTCATGTTCCTTGGATTGAGAAAGAATCAGGCCATGCAGTGATGACAGACATTTTACTGTGAGAGAGGTACTGAGAGCTAAGGATAGTAAAATGATGATTGCAACACTAAAAGCTTATGAGTTTCTCGATTTTGTTTTCGATTGGTAGGAAGCAAGATTGAGGTGAGACAGATGCAGTAGGTAAATTCATCAGAGAAAGATAAGCTACTGACAGTCTGCAGCAACAAATTCTTCCTCGAGGGGTAACAAAACAGTGACTGATCATCACATTCACTCTAGTcacaaaattaatcaaattgcaCTTTCCAGCTGCTTCAACAACTtggacacacacacacacacacagcaaAATGTAACACAGCCCCTTACAGTGATTCGGTGCTGTCATCACTCTCTTCACACAAGGGTGAGGACTGGATTATGACCCGAGCTCCAGAAGAAAGTCTGCAGTTATgaccttttgtttttcagtaTCTAGAAAAAAGAACTACTATGTCAACGAATAAGAATAATGAGAAGCAATTCACCTTTCTTCAATCTTGATCACTTTATCCTTTTCCTCGTGGAACGACTCTGCCCTTGAAGAAGACAGTTTCCCCAACGGGTCAGTCATCCTATTGCTTGCGCCTCTTGATGAACACAGTGGTGATGATCTAGTACTACATTCTTGTCGACTAGAGCTGTTCCTGACATCAGAGTTGGGGGAGAATATTGTTCCACCTCTGGATTGCTTACATGATATCATTTTGATAGTCTGAGGGAGACATCTGAAACTGCCAGGCTCAGCCATACTTTCTGTATCTCTTCTGGAGTCTGTCGCTCTATATACCCTGCAACATATTCAGAAGAGGTGCTGGGTCAAacagcaaattatatacagaGACCATAAAAAATTTAACCATGTTTTCAAGAAAGGCACTGTGCAACAAAGTGGCATAGCAACTAATAAGCTGATAGTCTAGACAATTTCGAGCTAGGACAAAATTCAGTGACTCACTGAAGTTAGAATGTCAAAGACATTCTATTAATTGTTGGATTCTCTCATCCTTTTTCTACCTCTAGTCTTACTACATAAAGAAagcacaagaaaaagaaataaattgaCTTCGCTCTATGACAGATCATAAGTGACCAACCAATATGATCCTCAGTTACtcaataataaaaaaatgcattaaAACGAATGTAAGGCAGCTTAAACTTCACTATCGAGATGTAATCATGCATCAAAGTCCATGTTGCTAGCACCATGGACCACATTCATAACAAACTGTGCTATGACATACCTATCCTCGTCGTAAGATGATGAGCGTTTGAGTGTTGGCATGTCTCCTTTTCCCGATTCTTCCTGCTGATTCATCTCAACCAATCTTCCACTGAAATACTCTGATTCTTGATCTCTAACACCAATAGTTCTCGAGCTAGAAGGAATGATGTCGAGCTGACGCAATGCCATAGGAGTAGAGAACACCGGAGAAGGGAATTCGACTTGCGTAAAGCGTGGCCTGTATGTTGGGATGAGCCCAAAGCCACGGTGATCTTTCACAGAAATAGAACCACAAGTGATCAGCTGCATGAGCAAATT includes:
- the LOC100829823 gene encoding polcalcin Phl p 7-like — encoded protein: MAAAEDMERIFKRFDMNGDGKISLSELTEALRTLGSTSADEVQRMMAEIDTDGDGFIDFNEFISFCNANPGLMKDVAKVF